From the genome of Colwellia psychrerythraea 34H, one region includes:
- the dsbC gene encoding bifunctional protein-disulfide isomerase/oxidoreductase DsbC, with translation MFKTFIISALLATFTLPLLLQYTNAAEQTNVPATLAKPVSDQIALDADFLKEKINSSIGLTVVKVEETALPGIALLVTNQGLFYASYDGEFFIQGKVYNLGSTVKDIGEESLAKVRLEGLKSFEDNMIVYKAENEKYVVSVFTDITCGYCRKMHEKMADYNARGITFRYLAYPRAGIKDQNGNLTQGFKDLRSVWCSEDNATALTKAKSGTGIAYRICEAPIEAQFKFGRQIGVSGTPAIILSNGMMVPGYQPPEQLEELLKNT, from the coding sequence ATGTTTAAAACATTCATTATTAGTGCTCTACTTGCCACATTCACTTTACCCCTGTTGTTGCAATACACCAATGCAGCCGAACAAACTAATGTACCAGCTACATTGGCCAAGCCAGTAAGTGATCAAATTGCGCTTGATGCAGATTTTTTGAAAGAAAAAATTAACAGCTCTATAGGATTAACTGTTGTTAAAGTTGAAGAAACAGCATTACCGGGTATTGCTTTACTCGTTACCAACCAAGGTTTGTTTTATGCAAGTTATGATGGTGAGTTTTTCATTCAAGGAAAAGTCTACAATTTAGGCTCTACCGTGAAAGATATAGGCGAAGAGAGCTTAGCTAAAGTCCGTCTAGAGGGATTGAAAAGCTTTGAAGATAACATGATCGTTTACAAAGCTGAGAATGAAAAATACGTGGTGTCAGTCTTTACTGATATTACCTGTGGTTATTGCCGTAAAATGCACGAAAAAATGGCAGACTATAATGCTCGCGGTATCACCTTTCGTTATTTAGCTTATCCACGAGCAGGTATTAAAGACCAAAACGGTAACTTAACTCAAGGTTTCAAAGATTTACGTTCAGTATGGTGTAGTGAAGATAATGCAACAGCGTTAACTAAAGCTAAATCGGGTACTGGTATTGCGTATCGAATTTGTGAAGCACCAATTGAAGCTCAGTTTAAATTTGGTCGTCAAATTGGTGTAAGCGGTACGCCAGCGATTATCTTATCAAATGGTATGATGGTTCCTGGTTACCAACCACCAGAGCAATTAGAAGAATTGTTGAAAAACACTTAA
- the fldB gene encoding flavodoxin FldB, with protein MKIGLFYGSTTCYTEIIAEKIQAIMGADLVDIFNIKDQPLALCLDYDFIILGISTWDYGELQEDWESMWSDISQIDLSDKIIALYGMGDQVGYTEWFQDALGMLHDQVIAQGGTVVGYWPNQGYDFTASKALTADGSQFVGLSLDEDSQYNLTDERLDTWCEQVLLEYSSLL; from the coding sequence ATGAAAATTGGTTTATTTTATGGCTCAACCACTTGTTACACTGAAATAATTGCCGAAAAAATCCAGGCGATAATGGGTGCCGACTTGGTTGATATATTCAATATCAAAGATCAGCCATTAGCCCTTTGTCTTGATTATGACTTTATTATTCTAGGTATATCCACCTGGGATTATGGTGAGTTGCAAGAAGACTGGGAATCGATGTGGAGTGATATCAGTCAAATAGATCTTTCGGATAAAATTATTGCGCTATATGGAATGGGCGATCAAGTTGGTTACACTGAATGGTTTCAAGATGCACTTGGCATGTTACACGATCAAGTAATCGCACAAGGTGGAACGGTTGTTGGTTATTGGCCAAATCAAGGTTATGACTTTACCGCATCGAAAGCATTAACGGCTGATGGTAGCCAATTTGTAGGTTTGTCTTTAGATGAAGATAGCCAATATAACTTGACCGATGAGCGCTTAGATACTTGGTGTGAACAAGTATTACTAGAGTACAGCAGCCTACTTTAG
- the srmB gene encoding ATP-dependent RNA helicase SrmB — translation MFEQFDLDSELLASINKIGYTKPTSIQELVIPQAMVGKDVLASAPTGTGKTAAFLLPIAQHLLDYPRTKPGFPRVLILTPTRELAIQIGEDSEQLTELTKIKTGVITGGVNYGSHADILTSTTDILVATPGRLLEYIENEQFDAREIEILVLDEADRMLDLGFSETINRIVAEARWRKQTMLFSATLESPGVQLFAEEVLNEPVFLESKPSRKEKAVIHQWLHLADDANHKLNLLVNTLKQEGVERTVVFANKRETVQYLSGKLYAEELPCVWLEGKMPQDKRNKAIERFKKGEVKVLVATDVAARGLDIDDISHVINFDMPRKVDIYIHRIGRTGRAGKKGTAISLVEAHDMGVIGKIERYTKERLSRRFIQELRPKNKESRVVNKKAKIKLTTSQKKAKTKKQVKKKAKRAKAAK, via the coding sequence ATGTTTGAGCAATTCGATCTAGACTCAGAATTATTAGCCAGTATTAATAAAATTGGTTACACCAAACCTACCTCAATTCAAGAACTTGTCATCCCTCAAGCGATGGTTGGCAAAGACGTATTGGCATCAGCGCCGACTGGCACAGGTAAAACTGCCGCATTTTTATTACCTATTGCTCAGCATTTATTAGATTATCCACGTACCAAACCTGGTTTCCCGCGTGTATTAATTTTAACGCCGACTCGTGAGTTAGCGATACAAATAGGTGAAGACAGTGAACAGCTTACCGAGTTAACGAAAATTAAAACCGGCGTTATTACCGGTGGTGTTAACTACGGTAGTCATGCTGATATTTTAACGAGCACAACCGATATTTTAGTCGCCACACCAGGTAGATTATTAGAATATATTGAAAATGAACAGTTTGATGCCCGTGAAATTGAGATATTAGTGTTAGATGAAGCTGACCGCATGCTCGATCTTGGCTTTAGTGAAACCATTAATCGCATTGTTGCTGAAGCACGCTGGCGTAAGCAAACCATGTTGTTTTCAGCGACTCTTGAAAGTCCAGGCGTACAACTTTTTGCCGAAGAAGTGCTTAATGAGCCAGTTTTCTTAGAATCAAAACCATCTCGTAAAGAAAAAGCCGTCATTCATCAGTGGCTTCATTTAGCAGATGATGCGAACCATAAGCTAAACCTACTAGTAAACACCTTAAAACAAGAAGGCGTAGAACGTACCGTTGTTTTTGCTAATAAGCGTGAAACCGTGCAATACCTTTCAGGTAAGCTTTATGCTGAAGAGTTACCTTGTGTTTGGTTAGAAGGAAAAATGCCACAAGATAAGCGTAACAAAGCAATAGAACGTTTTAAAAAAGGTGAAGTTAAAGTGTTGGTGGCAACAGATGTTGCAGCACGTGGTCTTGATATAGATGATATCAGTCATGTTATTAATTTTGATATGCCACGTAAGGTCGATATTTATATTCATCGAATTGGCCGTACTGGTCGCGCAGGTAAAAAGGGTACAGCTATTTCCTTAGTTGAAGCCCATGATATGGGTGTTATTGGTAAAATAGAACGTTATACCAAAGAACGCCTGTCACGCCGATTTATTCAAGAGTTAAGACCAAAAAACAAAGAATCTCGCGTGGTAAATAAAAAGGCAAAAATTAAACTTACGACCTCTCAGAAAAAAGCTAAAACCAAAAAACAAGTGAAGAAAAAGGCTAAGCGAGCAAAAGCAGCTAAGTAA
- a CDS encoding porin, whose translation MKNQPLTNKTSPRVKTIITLAVATSLSISFAHAKANVERENNEISTKASQDTEVNKSTESSFEDAWDFADLYDNEQGDYLKLSGRLQLDSTWVDSDQGDFNDTLWRRFRFGFKGKYGEFKVALEADVNLNDSLSDAYNRLTDANVSWSLDKDTELKFLKQSTGFTLDGKTSSKKLLTPQRNNLTNNLWFTSEYFTGVSVKSKLADDWSYKTGVFSSDGSDEISINDASYFAMFSTSKKLAKNNLWDKGEVSFDYVYNDTHEDGNTRDFSQVISTSSKFKQNDWGLQSDISWGKGDLGQSDLFGIVVMPTYQQSEKIQWVARYTYLSSSEDNGVRLGRYDSKVVDDYGQSSVDGERGDKYQEVYAGVNWFINEHKLKLQAGLQYAKMDDNANDGGAYDGWNFTLAMRSYW comes from the coding sequence ATGAAAAATCAGCCATTAACAAATAAAACATCCCCACGAGTTAAAACAATCATCACACTTGCTGTGGCAACGTCACTTAGTATTTCATTTGCGCATGCAAAAGCGAATGTAGAACGTGAAAACAATGAAATAAGCACGAAAGCAAGCCAGGACACTGAAGTAAATAAAAGCACTGAAAGTAGCTTTGAAGATGCTTGGGATTTTGCTGACTTATATGATAATGAACAGGGTGATTACCTTAAATTGTCTGGTCGTTTGCAATTAGACTCTACTTGGGTTGATAGCGACCAAGGCGATTTTAACGACACATTATGGCGTCGATTTCGCTTCGGTTTTAAAGGCAAGTACGGTGAATTTAAAGTTGCTTTAGAAGCAGATGTAAATTTAAACGATTCATTAAGTGATGCTTATAATCGATTAACTGATGCCAATGTTAGCTGGTCATTAGATAAAGACACCGAACTTAAATTCTTAAAGCAATCTACCGGTTTCACATTAGACGGTAAGACTTCATCTAAAAAGCTACTGACACCACAGCGCAACAACCTAACAAATAATTTATGGTTTACCTCAGAGTACTTTACCGGCGTTAGCGTAAAAAGTAAGCTCGCTGATGATTGGTCGTATAAGACAGGGGTATTTTCTAGTGACGGCTCTGATGAAATATCGATTAACGATGCCAGTTACTTCGCTATGTTTTCGACCAGTAAAAAGTTAGCAAAAAATAACCTTTGGGACAAAGGTGAAGTTAGCTTTGATTATGTCTATAACGACACCCATGAAGACGGCAATACCCGTGACTTCTCTCAAGTTATTAGTACTTCAAGTAAGTTTAAACAAAACGACTGGGGGTTACAGAGTGATATATCTTGGGGTAAAGGAGACTTAGGCCAAAGTGATCTCTTTGGTATTGTCGTCATGCCAACCTATCAACAAAGTGAAAAAATTCAGTGGGTTGCTCGTTATACCTACTTAAGTAGCTCAGAAGATAATGGCGTTCGTTTAGGCCGTTATGATAGTAAAGTAGTTGATGATTATGGTCAAAGCAGCGTAGATGGAGAGCGCGGTGACAAATACCAAGAAGTATATGCTGGCGTTAACTGGTTTATAAACGAGCATAAATTAAAACTTCAAGCTGGCTTACAGTATGCAAAAATGGATGATAATGCCAATGATGGTGGCGCTTATGATGGCTGGAATTTTACCCTTGCTATGCGTAGTTACTGGTAA
- the aqpZ gene encoding aquaporin Z, protein MNKYIAECIGTFWLVLGGCGSAVLAAGFPDVGIGLLGVSFAFGLTVLTMAYAIGHISGCHLNPAVSVGLWAGGRFPANELMPYIIAQVIGAILGAGALYLIASGQPSFDLSAGFASNGYGAHSPGGYSMTAALVAEVVLTMMFIFVIMGATDKRAPAGLAPIAIGLCLTLIHLISIPVTNTSVNPARSTGVALFVGDWAVAQLWLFWVAPIVGGFIGAKLYRLVAKEEQEDS, encoded by the coding sequence ATGAATAAATATATAGCAGAATGTATTGGTACCTTTTGGTTGGTTCTTGGTGGGTGCGGTAGTGCAGTACTAGCCGCAGGGTTTCCTGATGTAGGCATTGGTTTACTTGGTGTATCATTCGCCTTTGGTTTAACCGTGCTAACTATGGCTTATGCGATAGGTCATATTTCGGGTTGTCATTTAAATCCTGCAGTATCGGTAGGTCTTTGGGCTGGAGGACGTTTTCCTGCTAATGAATTAATGCCTTATATCATTGCACAAGTCATTGGCGCGATTCTTGGCGCTGGCGCTTTATACCTTATAGCGAGTGGTCAACCAAGTTTTGATTTATCAGCTGGTTTCGCGTCAAATGGTTATGGAGCACACTCACCTGGTGGTTACTCTATGACAGCTGCCCTTGTCGCTGAAGTCGTATTAACTATGATGTTTATTTTTGTCATTATGGGAGCAACAGACAAACGTGCCCCTGCAGGTTTAGCACCTATCGCGATTGGTTTGTGTTTAACCTTAATTCATTTGATCAGTATTCCGGTAACGAATACGTCAGTGAACCCTGCACGTAGCACCGGTGTTGCATTGTTTGTTGGTGATTGGGCTGTAGCGCAATTATGGTTGTTCTGGGTTGCGCCCATTGTTGGTGGTTTTATTGGTGCTAAGTTATATCGCTTAGTTGCGAAAGAAGAACAAGAGGATAGTTAG
- a CDS encoding TIGR03545 family protein has protein sequence MARFIRWQGMVAFVLLSALVAGLLYLFAESLVKSAIVSSAESAFGAEVNVAEVQLGYSPLQLSVLGLQVTDKDSPTQNLFSFERATAAVDVWQYLFGKIIIDELEVSELAFSGVRSQAGKVYVDDVSDKAEDSLSDQAKAMLPEVDMQLPDIKALLDDSNLLTVKASNELKNSYKVEQAKLKALKTQLPSKAKLKSYQDKVEALGKMKVSSLADIEKIKTEFDKIKVEFKADQALIKKAKQQVLNSKKILAQQIDALKNAPTKDWQQIEKTYQLDSIDTEDFAHILFGEKARGYVQKAQWAYEQISPLMTDMKSDGTTSEVKSHADGRFIFFKEDSPLPAILIKKALFSIKIEQGEVKVTGSELTHQHWIRGKDSLININSIDNGELKLSSNFKLTQSGEFSANGEWLVNNRTLSNTELTQSKALSLSLSAGILDGIGSFSVVNGDVEATNQFSLKQASYQGEAESKITKLLLDTIKSLDSLTVDVGVNGELSKPSFTIASSLNDALTGAFKQQVSAKLDGFKKKVNKGLNEKLSNALKLGDSQSAELLDLEALLTDSDKALADLKNSDIVKQQQKKLEDKVKDKAKDKLKDKLGDLFG, from the coding sequence ATGGCACGGTTTATTCGTTGGCAAGGAATGGTTGCCTTTGTTCTGTTAAGCGCATTAGTTGCTGGTTTGTTGTATTTATTTGCTGAAAGCTTAGTCAAAAGCGCTATCGTGAGTTCTGCAGAGAGTGCTTTTGGTGCTGAAGTGAATGTAGCAGAAGTACAACTTGGATATTCGCCTTTACAATTAAGTGTTCTAGGTTTGCAAGTCACCGATAAAGATTCCCCCACACAGAACTTATTTAGTTTTGAGCGCGCTACTGCGGCTGTTGATGTTTGGCAATACCTATTTGGTAAAATTATTATTGATGAACTCGAAGTAAGCGAATTAGCATTTTCTGGTGTTAGATCTCAAGCGGGTAAAGTTTATGTTGATGACGTAAGTGATAAAGCAGAAGATAGCTTATCAGATCAAGCAAAAGCAATGCTGCCAGAAGTGGATATGCAATTACCTGATATTAAAGCACTACTTGATGACAGTAATTTGTTAACGGTTAAAGCTAGTAATGAATTAAAAAATAGCTATAAAGTTGAGCAAGCCAAGCTTAAAGCGTTGAAAACACAATTACCCAGTAAAGCTAAATTAAAGTCTTACCAAGATAAAGTAGAAGCGCTAGGGAAAATGAAAGTTAGCTCACTTGCTGATATCGAAAAAATAAAAACTGAATTTGATAAAATTAAAGTTGAATTTAAGGCCGATCAAGCCCTAATTAAAAAAGCTAAACAGCAAGTATTAAACAGCAAAAAAATATTAGCTCAGCAAATTGATGCGTTAAAAAATGCGCCGACAAAGGATTGGCAACAAATAGAAAAAACGTATCAGCTAGATAGTATTGATACGGAAGATTTTGCTCATATTCTCTTTGGTGAAAAAGCGAGAGGCTACGTACAAAAAGCACAATGGGCCTATGAACAAATATCACCGCTTATGACTGATATGAAAAGTGATGGCACAACGAGTGAAGTAAAATCTCACGCTGACGGACGTTTTATCTTTTTTAAAGAAGATTCTCCACTACCCGCTATATTAATTAAGAAGGCATTGTTCTCAATTAAGATCGAACAGGGTGAAGTCAAAGTCACTGGCAGTGAGCTTACGCATCAACACTGGATAAGAGGTAAAGATAGTCTTATCAATATTAATTCAATTGATAATGGTGAGCTTAAATTGAGTAGTAACTTTAAGTTAACGCAATCAGGTGAATTTAGCGCGAACGGTGAGTGGCTTGTTAATAACAGAACATTATCTAATACTGAGTTAACACAAAGCAAAGCGTTAAGCTTATCACTAAGTGCGGGGATACTTGATGGTATAGGCAGTTTTAGCGTGGTTAATGGTGACGTTGAGGCAACTAATCAATTCTCACTTAAACAAGCGAGCTACCAAGGTGAGGCTGAGTCAAAAATTACCAAGTTGTTACTTGATACCATTAAATCATTAGATAGTTTGACTGTTGATGTTGGCGTCAATGGCGAGCTTAGCAAGCCAAGTTTTACTATCGCTTCGTCATTAAATGACGCACTGACCGGTGCTTTCAAACAGCAGGTTTCTGCTAAGCTGGATGGCTTTAAAAAGAAAGTTAATAAAGGCCTAAATGAAAAATTGAGCAATGCCTTGAAACTAGGTGATAGTCAATCTGCAGAGTTACTTGACCTTGAAGCGCTATTAACTGATTCAGATAAAGCGTTAGCTGACTTAAAAAACTCAGATATTGTCAAACAGCAACAAAAGAAGTTAGAAGACAAAGTTAAAGATAAAGCTAAAGATAAATTGAAGGATAAACTTGGTGATTTATTTGGTTAA
- a CDS encoding DUF2062 domain-containing protein, which yields MLTLLAKLLHALNSDSSIRQIALAIALGFIVGLSPILTLHNIVIIFFVLIIRVHLGSFILAAGFFSGLSYLLSPLIVQVGESLLTQSSLTDFFTSLYQLSLFKLAHWHHTYVLGAFVLGAVLCAPIYFISKFIIEKYRVHIMTFFEKFRIVKALKASKFYGLYTSFTGESSLTKGGL from the coding sequence ATGTTAACTTTACTAGCAAAGCTACTACATGCCTTAAACAGTGATAGTTCCATTAGGCAAATAGCCTTAGCAATAGCGTTAGGTTTTATCGTTGGTTTATCGCCAATATTAACCTTGCATAATATTGTCATAATATTTTTTGTATTAATCATCCGAGTGCATTTAGGTAGTTTTATCCTTGCGGCCGGTTTCTTCTCTGGTCTGAGTTATTTATTATCTCCCTTGATTGTTCAAGTGGGTGAATCCCTACTAACACAATCAAGCTTGACTGATTTCTTTACTTCATTATACCAACTCAGCTTGTTTAAATTAGCACACTGGCATCACACCTATGTATTAGGTGCGTTTGTTTTAGGCGCTGTTTTATGCGCACCTATATATTTTATCAGTAAGTTTATTATTGAGAAGTATCGAGTGCATATCATGACGTTTTTTGAGAAATTTAGAATTGTTAAAGCATTAAAAGCATCTAAGTTTTATGGTTTGTATACCAGTTTTACAGGTGAGTCTAGCCTAACTAAAGGAGGCCTGTAA
- the yaaA gene encoding peroxide stress protein YaaA, whose translation MLLVVSPAKKLDFESPLATEKFSQPGLLEQSQLLIDDCIKLSPSEIASLMKLSDKLAGLNAARFGQWSTPFTQDNARQAILSFNGDVYTGLDAQSFSDEDFEFAQKNFRILSGLYGLLKPLDLMQAYRLEMGCKLGNSRGDNLYQFWGEIITDELNKTLSELDDDVLINLASTEYFKSVKKKSLNATIITPTFKDWKNGQYKIISFFAKKARGLMARYIIQNKLTSVEQIKTFDLAGYQYNEAMSKDNDWVFTRKES comes from the coding sequence ATGTTACTTGTTGTTTCACCTGCGAAAAAATTAGATTTTGAATCTCCTCTGGCTACAGAAAAATTTAGTCAACCTGGCTTGCTTGAGCAAAGCCAATTATTAATAGATGACTGCATTAAACTTTCACCAAGTGAAATCGCAAGCTTGATGAAACTCAGTGATAAACTTGCTGGTTTAAATGCTGCACGTTTTGGGCAATGGTCAACACCTTTTACTCAAGATAACGCAAGACAAGCTATATTGAGCTTTAATGGTGATGTTTACACTGGACTTGATGCGCAATCTTTTAGTGATGAAGATTTTGAATTTGCACAGAAAAATTTCAGAATCCTGTCAGGTTTATATGGTTTATTAAAGCCCCTTGATTTAATGCAAGCCTACCGTTTAGAAATGGGCTGTAAGCTTGGTAACAGTCGAGGTGATAATTTATACCAGTTTTGGGGCGAGATTATTACCGATGAACTGAATAAAACCTTGAGTGAGCTAGATGATGATGTGCTTATTAACCTTGCCTCAACCGAATACTTTAAATCAGTAAAGAAAAAATCGTTAAACGCTACAATTATTACACCAACCTTTAAAGATTGGAAAAACGGTCAATATAAGATAATCAGTTTTTTTGCTAAAAAAGCACGCGGACTGATGGCGCGTTACATCATTCAGAATAAGCTAACATCCGTAGAGCAAATCAAAACATTTGATTTAGCGGGTTATCAATATAACGAAGCTATGTCTAAAGACAATGATTGGGTTTTTACTCGTAAAGAAAGCTAA
- the tal gene encoding transaldolase → MTNSSSQLAQLKQMTTVVADTGDIEAIAKFQPQDATTNPSLLLKAASLPNYQGLVKDSVAWAKTQSDNAEQQVIDAADKISVLIGLEILKIVPGRISTEVDARLSFDTSASITKAHKLIAMYNEAGISNDRILIKLASTWEGIKAAEQLEQEGINCNLTLLFSFAQARACAEAGAYLISPFVGRILDWYKKDTGRNDYASNEDPGVVSVTSIFNYYKLQGFNTVVMGASFRNIGEILELAGCDRLTISPQLMEELANSTDTVIQKLTACEATAEKEAALSQAEFRWQMNEDPMATEKLAEGIRNFTIDQVKLEKQLTDLL, encoded by the coding sequence ATGACAAATTCTTCTTCACAGCTTGCACAATTAAAACAAATGACCACTGTTGTGGCTGACACAGGTGATATTGAGGCTATTGCAAAATTTCAACCTCAAGATGCGACAACAAACCCATCGCTTTTATTAAAAGCAGCTTCTTTACCTAATTATCAAGGGTTAGTTAAAGACTCTGTTGCATGGGCTAAAACACAATCTGACAATGCAGAACAGCAAGTTATAGATGCTGCAGATAAAATTTCAGTATTAATTGGCCTGGAAATTCTAAAAATTGTCCCTGGTCGTATTTCTACTGAAGTGGATGCTCGATTATCTTTTGATACCTCTGCATCTATTACTAAAGCCCACAAACTGATTGCTATGTATAACGAAGCAGGCATTAGTAACGATAGAATTTTAATTAAACTTGCCTCTACTTGGGAAGGAATTAAAGCAGCAGAACAACTTGAGCAAGAAGGTATTAACTGTAACCTAACTTTGTTATTTAGCTTTGCACAAGCACGCGCATGTGCTGAAGCAGGCGCTTATTTAATATCTCCATTTGTTGGTCGTATTTTAGATTGGTATAAAAAAGATACCGGTAGAAATGACTATGCAAGTAATGAAGACCCTGGTGTTGTTTCTGTTACCAGTATTTTTAATTATTACAAGCTACAAGGTTTTAACACCGTAGTAATGGGTGCCAGCTTTAGAAATATCGGCGAGATTCTTGAATTAGCCGGCTGTGATCGTTTAACAATCAGCCCACAGTTAATGGAAGAACTAGCAAACAGCACAGACACGGTAATCCAAAAGTTAACGGCTTGTGAAGCTACGGCAGAAAAAGAAGCCGCTTTAAGCCAAGCAGAGTTCCGCTGGCAGATGAATGAAGACCCAATGGCAACAGAGAAACTTGCTGAAGGTATTCGTAACTTCACCATTGATCAGGTCAAGCTTGAAAAGCAATTAACAGATTTACTCTAA
- a CDS encoding alpha/beta fold hydrolase codes for MPKNVINFAHANGFPAGSYQTLFNYLPDDTQVIALDKYGHDPKMPINHNWQAQVEELINHVESQQVDGNKVICLGHSFGGVISFIACCQRSDLFKGLIMLDPPALSGAGALAARLLKKTKWIDKFSPAGRAKNRRSQWPLGSDIGALFSGRKLFRSFDSRCLADYITHGICKRNNQLELSFDAQVEANIFRNIPSNLSSYKNKLTVPATLVYGDTTDVFPHHIFSRFVKLNKHIKLKTVTGGHMFPLESPEQTALLITEIIKDFPDT; via the coding sequence ATGCCAAAAAATGTTATAAATTTTGCCCACGCAAATGGATTCCCCGCAGGTAGCTATCAAACGTTATTTAATTACCTCCCTGATGATACACAAGTTATCGCATTGGATAAGTATGGCCATGATCCGAAAATGCCCATTAACCATAACTGGCAGGCCCAAGTTGAAGAATTAATAAATCATGTTGAATCACAACAAGTTGATGGCAATAAGGTCATTTGTCTTGGCCATTCATTTGGTGGTGTGATTTCTTTTATTGCTTGCTGTCAAAGATCCGACTTATTTAAAGGGCTTATTATGCTAGACCCACCTGCATTAAGCGGGGCTGGCGCACTTGCTGCTAGATTATTAAAGAAAACTAAATGGATAGATAAATTTAGTCCTGCAGGTCGTGCTAAAAACCGTCGTAGTCAGTGGCCATTAGGGTCAGATATTGGTGCGTTATTTTCTGGAAGGAAACTGTTTAGATCATTCGATAGTCGCTGTTTAGCTGATTATATAACCCATGGTATTTGTAAGCGTAATAATCAATTAGAATTGAGCTTTGATGCGCAAGTTGAAGCGAATATTTTTAGGAATATCCCTTCGAATTTATCCAGTTATAAAAATAAATTAACCGTGCCAGCAACTTTGGTATACGGTGACACTACCGATGTTTTCCCTCATCACATTTTTAGCCGCTTTGTTAAACTTAATAAGCATATAAAACTTAAAACGGTTACAGGCGGACATATGTTTCCTCTTGAAAGTCCTGAACAAACAGCTTTGTTAATCACTGAGATTATAAAAGATTTTCCTGATACTTAA